A region from the Hydra vulgaris chromosome 08, alternate assembly HydraT2T_AEP genome encodes:
- the LOC136083487 gene encoding extracellular calcium-sensing receptor-like, producing the protein MKILFLFFISVAFCQSCTKNKIEDFGNGEFTLVGLFPMNCSFPNEIDNRSIAWIEAMKYTVVEANKFFNYNIFNYVIYDTYDPINMDMTSLAVLDSFKILETNTCSSCQLNKRLDSEYDILGFVGPSESSTSIYVHQLTTPYENFPIISYAAVSDDLNDQTLYPNLFRMLPDDNSQSEFIMKVLKKYRWTYISLVAVDSSYGRGGLEVSKLKYEKEGICFDVLEILPQAYDLIRYTKIATKLKGSKATVIIFWGQYKPLQNLLHETTKTNITSRTWILSKAVGKNVFFFNFEKKKNDTFLFVVETMGEDELFKDFFYSLNFKNSSQSLKVIFKKYGVDENNLSFNAGEIKEVFDLSGVAAVQNAVKVFIESFCQYQGISCNRKLPTKFQFQKINNRTKLREIIKEISFNATKNSKNFRFNSKQNSDLVFFELFTYFKSEFSLLDRWSFNATNLDIINNTKQNLSEITSICSIPCPPGYKKIVSLAKCCWNCSACLGNTKAKDDSCMECEIDSFSNPEKTDCIKHQRIFWSFNYREQSLQQVGALVFSCIGVLITLVFVITFVKNKSTPIVRSCYFELSLIQMIMHLIWFLLQLLVFGEESELKCQIRIYFGSFIHVVIVTILLAKTTRLVGIFSFPVPSNLLKEDKLYLRFKVAVVLVFFPCIYISIIFVAQYSRFKIDVSDVQDMTLFTVEKYCDSTSFSIIHLCFALTVSFFCGLQCFKGRKLPEMYNENKFIAYSLFFSNIMLCVIIMLNSSNLYLGGRKLAYCLLTTTSNILLISMLFFYRVKLIWMNPRLNTKIEFHRNRFNGIYRNEHQSSINSNSSSLNLVCNTHYEL; encoded by the coding sequence atgaaaatactttttttgttttttataagtgTTGCTTTTTGTCAAAGCtgcaccaaaaataaaattgaagatTTTGGTAATGGCGAATTCACACTAGTCGGTCTTTTTCCCATGAATTGCTCTTTTCCTAATGAAATCGACAACAGATCTATTGCTTGGATAGAAGCAATGAAATATACTGTAGTAGAGGCaaataagtttttcaattataatatatttaattacgtTATTTACGATACATACGATCCTATCAATATGGATATGACTTCACTTGCTGTTTTggattctttcaaaattttagaaacCAATACGTGCAGCAGTTGTCAACTGAATAAAAGATTAGATTCGGAATATGATATTTTAGGTTTCGTAGGTCCATCTGAATCGTCTACTTCTATTTACGTTCATCAACTTACTACACCTTATGAAAACTTCCCGATCATAAGCTACGCTGCAGTAAGCGATGATTTAAATGACCAAACACTTTATCCAAACCTATTTCGAATGCTCCCTGACGACAATAGCCAATCTGAGTTTATCatgaaagtattaaaaaaatacagatgGACTTATATATCTCTAGTAGCAGTAGACAGTTCATATGGAAGAGGCGGACTTGAAGTTTCTAAACTAAAATACGAAAAAGAAGGGATTTGCTTTGATGTTCTTGAAATACTTCCACAGGCTTATGATTTAATACGCTACActaaaattgcaacaaaattaaaaggtAGCAAAGCAACAGTTATAATATTTTGGGGACAATACAAACCTttgcaaaatttattacatgaaacaacaaaaacaaatattactaGTCGAACGTGGATATTGAGTAAAGCAGTGGGTaaaaacgtatttttttttaattttgaaaaaaaaaaaaatgatacatttcTTTTTGTCGTCGAAACAATGGGAGAAgatgaactttttaaagatttcttttacagtttaaattttaaaaactcaagtCAGTCGCTAAAAGTCATCTTTAAAAAGTACGGAGTCGACGAAAATAATCTGAGCTTTAACGCTGGAGAAATTAAGGAAGTGTTTGACTTAAGCGGAGTTGCGGCCGTTCAAAACGCTGTCAAAGTGTTCATTGAGAGTTTTTGCCAATATCAAGGAATTTCTTGCAATAGAAAATTACCAACAaagtttcaatttcaaaaaattaataacagaaCTAAACTTAGGGAAATAATAAAAGAGATTTCATttaatgcaacaaaaaattcaaaaaactttagatTTAACTCAAAACAAAATTCTGATCTAGTCTTTTTTGAGCTTTTTACTTACTTTAAATCTGAATTTTCATTGCTTGATAGATGGTCTTTTAATGCAACAAATCtggatataataaataatacaaagcAAAATCTTTCTGAAATAACTTCCATTTGCTCAATCCCTTGCCCGCCaggatacaaaaaaattgtttcgcTTGCAAAATGTTGTTGGAACTGCTCTGCCTGTCTTGGAAATACGAAAGCTAAGGATGACAGTTGCATGGAATGTGAAATTGATTCCTTTTCAAATCCAGAAAAAACTGATTGTATTAAGCACCAACGCATTTTTTGGAGTTTTAATTACCGTGAACAATCTTTGCAACAAGTGGGAGCATTGGTCTTCTCCTGCATAGGtgtattaattacattagtttttgtaattacttttgttaaaaataaatcaactccAATAGTCCGTTCATGTTATTTTGAGTTGTCATTAATTCAAATGATTATGCATCTTATATGGTTTCTTTTACAACTTCTCGTTTTTGGTGAGGAGTCCGAGTTAAAATGTCAAATACGAATTTATTTCGGTAGTTTTATTCATGTGGTTATAGTTACCATTTTATTAGCAAAAACAACTCGTCTTGTTGGAATTTTTAGTTTTCCTGTCCCAAGTAATCTCTTAAAAGAAGATAAACTTTACTTAAGATTTAAAGTTGCTGTAGTTCTTGTTTTTTTCCCTTGTATctatatatcaataatttttgttgcaCAGTATAGCAGATTTAAAATAGATGTTTCAGATGTACAAGATATGACACTGTTTACAGTAGAAAAATACTGTGATTCAACCAGTTTTTCCATAATTCACTTATGTTTTGCATTAACAGTTTCGTTTTTTTGCGGACTTCAATGTTTTAAAGGGCGAAAACTTCCAGAGATGTATAACGAAAATAAATTCATCGCCTACtcgttgtttttttcaaacataatgCTGTGCGTGATTATCATGCTTAACAGTAGCAATCTTTACTTAGGCGGTAGGAAACTCGCTTATTGCTTGCTAACAACTACATCAAATATACTTCTAATAagcatgttgtttttttatcgaGTGAAGTTGATATGGATGAATCCACGCCTAAATACTAAAATAGAATTCCACAGAAATCGTTTTAATGGAATTTATAGAAATGAACATCAAAGTTCTATTAACTCTAATAGCTCCAGTTTAAACCTTGTTTGTAATACTCACTATGaactctaa